One stretch of Harmonia axyridis chromosome 1, icHarAxyr1.1, whole genome shotgun sequence DNA includes these proteins:
- the LOC123671542 gene encoding synaptic vesicle glycoprotein 2B-like isoform X2 produces MKGDKNKRMDAETAATLLKNPGAADFEEAISATKFGKFNLILILIAIPSGWSSIFETTTMSYVFPAAQCDLSLSLGDKGVLNAVTYIGMISSAFIWGYLCDTLGRKKLLYIGFFLDSLFVVMSSFSQTLTLLMITKFLGGFIINGPFAALTCYLSEFHCAKYRARVQMVLGIIFSAGTICLPLLAALILPEEIDIVLFDYFRIHSWNVLLLVSAFAPLLGGVVFFFLPESPKFLMSIGRNEEALNVMKKVYSLNTGKPAETYPIKTLIEETKAKENKTADGEVQISEKTSRKTFSQGFSQLKPLFAPPLLQNILLVCLLQMMQMMSLNTLRLWLPQLFQAIHDYEYYNNNTSADLCTMLETIRPKNVTATTECVVNTNLKVYVNAMIVSTVTLFGYIVAGSLINYLGKKKLIFILGFSSGLCGYSMYFAQSSEATLVISSLFIGLGSISINVILSVVVDLFPTSLRTMTVSVTMMCGRLGATSGNLVFPTLLKSGCAPPFFTVGTGMLGVALFCLLLPNTDMKSLQ; encoded by the exons ATGAAAGGAGATAAAAACAAACGTATGGATGCCGAAACGGCAGCCACTCTGCTCAAAAATCCAG GTGCAGCAGATTTCGAGGAAGCAATATCAGCTACtaaatttggaaaattcaaCTTGATCCTCATACTTATAGCAATTCCTTCAGGATGGTCTTCCATTTTCGAGACCACCACCATGTCTTACGTTTTCCCAGCTGCGCAGTGTGACCTTAGCCTTTCTTTGGGAGATAAAGGAGTTCTGAATGCTGTTACATACATAG gaatgatTTCGAGTGCCTTCATTTGGGGCTATCTCTGTGATACTCtaggtagaaaaaaattattgtacatAGGATTTTTTCTGGATAGTTTATTTGTTgtcatgagttcattttcacaAACTTTGACCCTCTTAATGATAACAAAGTTTTTAGGAGGATTTAT aataaacgGACCCTTTGCTGCCCTAACATGCTATTTATCAGAATTTCATTGTGCCAAATATAGAGCAAGAGTACAAATGGTCCTAGGTATAATTTTCAGCGCTGGTACAATATGTTTACCACTCCTAGCAGCCCTTATTCTACCTGAAGAAATAGATATCGTTTTGTTTGACTATTTCA GAATACATTCTTGGAACGTCCTACTTCTAGTAAGCGCTTTTGCGCCTTTGCTGGGTGGTGTTGTCTTCTTCTTTTTACCAGAGAGTCCAAAGTTTTTGATGTCAATAGGTAGAAACGAAGAAGCGCTCAATGTTATGAAGAAGGTTTACAGCTTGAATACAGGAAAACCTGCAGAAACATATCCG ATCAAAACACTGATAGAAGAGACGAAAGCAAAAGAGAACAAGACTGCTGATGGTGAGGtccaaatatctgaaaaaacaTCGAGAAAAACTTTTTCACAGGGGTTCTCACAGCTGAAGCCATTATTTGCTCCTCCATTGCTGCAAAACATTCTTCTGGTATGCTTATTGCAAATGATGCAAATGATGAG CTTGAATACCTTAAGATTATGGCTTCCCCAATTATTCCAAGCAATACACGACTATgaatattacaataataatacTTCCGCTGACCTTTGCACCATGTTGGAAACAATAAGGCCAAAAAATGTTACTGCTACTACTGAATGTGTGGTT aatacGAACCTTAAAGTTTATGTGAATGCAATGATAGTTTCTACTGTTACTTTATTTGGGTATATTGTTGCTGGTTCCCTGATAAATTATCTTGGAAAGAAAAAACTTATTT TCATACTAGGGTTTTCTTCTGGCTTATGTGGTTACAGTATGTATTTTGCACAAAGTTCTGAAGCCACCCTGGtaatttcatcacttttcatCGGACTGGGAAGTATCAGTATCAATGTTATACTGAGTGTTGTTGTGGACCTATTTCCAACATCTTTGAG aactatgaCAGTGTCTGTTACAATGATGTGTGGTAGATTGGGAGCCACTTCTGGCAATCTTGTATTTCCTACTTTGTTGAAATCAGGTTGTGCTCCACCATTTTTCACTGTGGGTACTGGCATGCTAG GTGTGGCATTGTTTTGCCTTCTACTTCCAAATACCGACATGAAATCGCTACAATAG
- the LOC123671542 gene encoding synaptic vesicle glycoprotein 2B-like isoform X1 yields the protein MYKKHRGSTVSVICKHVNQLNFKEKCQQEDLGAADFEEAISATKFGKFNLILILIAIPSGWSSIFETTTMSYVFPAAQCDLSLSLGDKGVLNAVTYIGMISSAFIWGYLCDTLGRKKLLYIGFFLDSLFVVMSSFSQTLTLLMITKFLGGFIINGPFAALTCYLSEFHCAKYRARVQMVLGIIFSAGTICLPLLAALILPEEIDIVLFDYFRIHSWNVLLLVSAFAPLLGGVVFFFLPESPKFLMSIGRNEEALNVMKKVYSLNTGKPAETYPIKTLIEETKAKENKTADGEVQISEKTSRKTFSQGFSQLKPLFAPPLLQNILLVCLLQMMQMMSLNTLRLWLPQLFQAIHDYEYYNNNTSADLCTMLETIRPKNVTATTECVVNTNLKVYVNAMIVSTVTLFGYIVAGSLINYLGKKKLIFILGFSSGLCGYSMYFAQSSEATLVISSLFIGLGSISINVILSVVVDLFPTSLRTMTVSVTMMCGRLGATSGNLVFPTLLKSGCAPPFFTVGTGMLGVALFCLLLPNTDMKSLQ from the exons ATGTACAAAAAACATCGTGGAAGCACTGTTAGTGTCATTTGTAAACACGTGAATCAActaaatttcaaggaaaaatgtCAACAGGAAGACTTGG GTGCAGCAGATTTCGAGGAAGCAATATCAGCTACtaaatttggaaaattcaaCTTGATCCTCATACTTATAGCAATTCCTTCAGGATGGTCTTCCATTTTCGAGACCACCACCATGTCTTACGTTTTCCCAGCTGCGCAGTGTGACCTTAGCCTTTCTTTGGGAGATAAAGGAGTTCTGAATGCTGTTACATACATAG gaatgatTTCGAGTGCCTTCATTTGGGGCTATCTCTGTGATACTCtaggtagaaaaaaattattgtacatAGGATTTTTTCTGGATAGTTTATTTGTTgtcatgagttcattttcacaAACTTTGACCCTCTTAATGATAACAAAGTTTTTAGGAGGATTTAT aataaacgGACCCTTTGCTGCCCTAACATGCTATTTATCAGAATTTCATTGTGCCAAATATAGAGCAAGAGTACAAATGGTCCTAGGTATAATTTTCAGCGCTGGTACAATATGTTTACCACTCCTAGCAGCCCTTATTCTACCTGAAGAAATAGATATCGTTTTGTTTGACTATTTCA GAATACATTCTTGGAACGTCCTACTTCTAGTAAGCGCTTTTGCGCCTTTGCTGGGTGGTGTTGTCTTCTTCTTTTTACCAGAGAGTCCAAAGTTTTTGATGTCAATAGGTAGAAACGAAGAAGCGCTCAATGTTATGAAGAAGGTTTACAGCTTGAATACAGGAAAACCTGCAGAAACATATCCG ATCAAAACACTGATAGAAGAGACGAAAGCAAAAGAGAACAAGACTGCTGATGGTGAGGtccaaatatctgaaaaaacaTCGAGAAAAACTTTTTCACAGGGGTTCTCACAGCTGAAGCCATTATTTGCTCCTCCATTGCTGCAAAACATTCTTCTGGTATGCTTATTGCAAATGATGCAAATGATGAG CTTGAATACCTTAAGATTATGGCTTCCCCAATTATTCCAAGCAATACACGACTATgaatattacaataataatacTTCCGCTGACCTTTGCACCATGTTGGAAACAATAAGGCCAAAAAATGTTACTGCTACTACTGAATGTGTGGTT aatacGAACCTTAAAGTTTATGTGAATGCAATGATAGTTTCTACTGTTACTTTATTTGGGTATATTGTTGCTGGTTCCCTGATAAATTATCTTGGAAAGAAAAAACTTATTT TCATACTAGGGTTTTCTTCTGGCTTATGTGGTTACAGTATGTATTTTGCACAAAGTTCTGAAGCCACCCTGGtaatttcatcacttttcatCGGACTGGGAAGTATCAGTATCAATGTTATACTGAGTGTTGTTGTGGACCTATTTCCAACATCTTTGAG aactatgaCAGTGTCTGTTACAATGATGTGTGGTAGATTGGGAGCCACTTCTGGCAATCTTGTATTTCCTACTTTGTTGAAATCAGGTTGTGCTCCACCATTTTTCACTGTGGGTACTGGCATGCTAG GTGTGGCATTGTTTTGCCTTCTACTTCCAAATACCGACATGAAATCGCTACAATAG